Below is a genomic region from Lineus longissimus chromosome 4, tnLinLong1.2, whole genome shotgun sequence.
GTGCGTGGCAGTTATCACATTTGGGCGCTGTCATTGGACGTACAAACTTTGGACGCCTTAAACAAGGCATGACCCCCACTTGCTCCATAGCCGGCAAATAAAAGGGATTCGGTAAAGTCTCGGACTTAACACACACACAGTATATGATGATAATTCGGCTCGTTGTTTTCACTAGGATGCACTGCTTGTCCTAGGACTACCTACCTGGTACAGTGTTCACGCTTGGATGCTCTCTTTTGCACTGGTTAACCCATTTCCTTGCAAGATTCTCCAACTCAAGGTCATAAGACTGTAAATAGTttaaaaatacaaatgtatatgatATTTTAAATCATGATTACGAATGCGTCAAGGCATAGTGGTTGGGACATGTGAAGACTCTGTATGTTTAAATGCATACATCAAAACAAACCACAGTCAATGATGGCCATGCGAGAGCATACAATAGCAAATTACTGCCGAAAAGAATCggaaaaagtttatttttaaacTCCTTACGGTTGCTGAGCTTCCAGGCGGAAAGCAAACTTACTCCTTCGGACGAGTCGAAACGGATGACATGATAAAATAGCTAAATCAGCCAATActaaaaccttttaggatccgttacgacatttttttggatccgttattgcttttttggatccgatacgatgtgatgacttgaaatcacatgatatgaatcgagttacgctattggccaagaacatttggtagcataatatataGGATTGGTCCACCGATGACTCTAACCTAACTGGTAATCTTTACCTACCATCTTTAGCATGTTCGTCGCGGTAGGGCTAACATCATTCCTTAACTTATTGTGGATTTGGACAATTGTACTTCGGGTACTGGAATCTACGGCTATAAAACGAACacatgaacatgttgaaaggttTTCCCAGTCGATTGAAGAAAACAAGTACACGTACGACCAAAGACTGTTACCGTTTTATCTTGTTTCGGTGTGTTTTTTTGCGAAAGTTTTGCGAGTTTagttattgttgttgttattcTTCCTCTTTCAGTTTGCTTCTCTTTTCTTCTCCTTCAACGTTTGCTCCGCAGTTTTTGGAACACCATGTATTAATGAAGTAGTGTTTTCAGCGGTATGACCATGATAATTGAGTACGCAACAGACCATGTTCTTTCGTTAAGTGCAAAAAAACGTACAAGAAATACCGAGGggaatacatgtatagtcttTGAGAACAGTGTTTAAGTGAGATAACgttttgattggccacccgatatcaACTATACGTATAAATACCTTCTGTATCTCCGAAACTAAGCACTCCCACATGGTCTGAGCTGAATGGCCTGAACTGATTCTCTGCGGTGTACACTGCAATAGATTGAAGCCAGATATGGTTGTTCAAGGGTGTTCATATTCACTATCATTTTTAAGTGCCATCAGAGCTACGTAAGTACATGTAGCCCCTTTCTAAACAGTGTACGCAGAACATACATCTATATGTAATGAACAAGGACTTGTACTAGTAGAAGATGTCGAGAACAGTCTGAAAGATACAACTTGGCTGATTATAAAGATACCTTACCAGCACAATTGCCCCATATCTTGTCTCGGTCGTAGCTACTGGTCGTGGCGCACCAAGGAACGGACGAGTAAAGTAGGCAATATTTGTATTCCTTGCCTTCATATGTGAATGGGAATCTGCAGACAGTACCATTTGCATTTCCTCCGAAGGTTTCCATCTTTGGGCTCGCTTGAATATTGAAATGGTGCGTTATGCCTGTTAGTTTTGAGGAGGTCAGGCTCGAACTTCCAAATTAAGGTGTTTGCCGTAAAAAGATGTGTTTTTTTGCTATCGACAAGAAGGCGATATCGTACAAAGTATCATTCAATAGTTTAGTGATAAACTCATTTTTAACTTAATACCGGTATTGACCTTATCATTGACTAGTAATTCCCTATTGATACTGGAATAGGCAAAACCACAACTCACCAGTTGCATCGCACCATCCCCACTCTTTGTCTTTCTCATAGTTAGGCGTCAGGCTGCACCAGGCCTTTTCCGGGTTACCATAGTAAAGACAATCATAATTCAGGACGCCGTTGTAGATGAAGGGAAAGCTGCAAGGTTTCGCTTTTTCAGTCTTCACCGTGACCCGCTCTGAAATTGAAAGATACACTGCGTATATGAAAGTTGTATGAAATGACACAAATGCAACTTACAGAGAAGTGGAAGCTGATAACGATTAAAAGGGCGGCTAAACTGAAACACACTAGCAAAAATATATCAGCATGTTGATGCCGTTGATGTTTGATATTTGTCTGCGAGAACAGCAAAACATACCGGCGTTACTACATCACTGTAGTAAACAACACTACACAAGTTGCTGGAAGCGGCAACGCTCCTGAAGACATGGCATCCCAACGCCACCAAACCCATGCCAGTACAACAGCATTGAAGGTTGGAAGTGAATAATTTGATTAGATACAGCACCTAATGCAGGGACCCTCGCACAGATTTTGGTTGTGCAGCTGAAACCCGCACCATTATTTGAAATCGCTACAAATAACCACGTGTTACTACTTAAAGAGGATACGATTAAGTTAGGAAGCATTTTGCTTAACGCAGCTGTTAATTAGTGACTTTCAAAGCATGTTGCATGTACTTACCATCGGCATCGGCTAGTGAGAGGCAAAAAATAATGCAAACACCAATACTCCTCCATCcccacattttgaaaaatggtaGTTTGTGAAGGGCCTTGAGGCCAATTTATACATGTGGACCTAATGTAAGTCATTATTTCCCTTTCAACCAGCAGCTGCAGCTTATGATGAGGATTGGCCATCAGTCTAATTACTTGCCAATGGGGTGTTATTGTCATTTTTAGAGATGGTATACAATTTATGTTGTCATTGTTGAGACCTATGTCAATCGAGAAAATTTAATGAAATATCATTCTGTACCTTTCAAATATTTACATTTAATTTCAGCTAATCTCAGCATATTTTTGACGATTTGCCAGATTTGCGGATTATGTTGGGTGATTATGGTAATTTTATATTGgtttattttataattttggTGGCCGCTGTAATGAGCGTAAGAACCATCAAGAATAAAGGATTCGGTTTACGGGGCATATTTGTGCGAATTGAACAGATGCGCACCAATAAGGAGatgaagtacagtggaacctcccttagcggacgcctctttattaaggacgacctctctaATATGGATAGTAGTTTTTTAGATATGGGAGATGCACAGTGTCGCTGGGCTTTTTTCTAGACCGCCCcacccctttttagctcacctgtcaggtgagctaatacgataccgcggcgtctggcgtccgtcgtcgtccgtcgtcgtcgttgtcgtcgtcgtcgtcgtcgtccgtcgttaacttttgacaaaatcgtggcacgtttcttaaccgcttgacccagaaagttcacaCTTGGTGTGTgtgtacccctaggcaagaccttcctatagaatgaaaatcagcgcaatttgactgctggtctgccatatagggggtgctctttgaaaacctatttttgtcattttgaagcttatggttaaagctagagcgatgaaaattttatggtgggtgtatctaataaaggtacatcacatatcacacgggtttttgatttgacgttcatttcaaggtcacagaggtcgaactctaaaatttctttgatcatggcacgtttttttgctattggtcatagactctctaaatttgatatgtagacacctattgggcatctctacatgttgacacagatttaggtcagtgtgacctactattcaggtataagtaggtcaaggttaaaaaagcccattttccagcagattgaagtttgaaatgaagttttagaggtcggcctgatatagaggtttcgatattaaatagattaatttcttttcatatcactaggtgacggtattgtgcaaaaatgtcagttggcacattgccagcagttttgaatttcgcggttcgaggcaatccgtcggggtatcccagatgcgcagtgttgtactgcgccactagatctgcatactacaagtatggaagacagccattttatgaatttgaagcgagactaagaaggaattaaatcaccttgaatcaatgctaaaacttaatcattcgctcttcggatgaggtcgtatgtgttgattacattcttgtgattggtttgagatgattagtttgtcctcattgccggttgttttagaaaattttgactgtgattggaaggtaaaatgagaaacttgtcacactgttcttcggcttggaatggggatagtcaatgcagagccagttggtacaagctgccttgcgaatcggggtggcgtaataatactgtgaaagaacaataaaatgatgaattgtagcagtgtgtgtcagaaattatgtgatttccattgcatttgacgatcccaaagtttcgagagtatggcaaaatggcgcctgccgtcattggagattagcgtgaagccggaacctttcgttacaatgtgggcttttaaacacaagttaatggtttataatcacccagacgctactcattaggtaaacctctactaaaaacacttgctttaatttttgtaaacatgtcacgagtgcttaaaaagaaccatttttgtgatcgtttttcgtcgctgtagaaatgtacacagtcagagtcagtcagtcagtgtgtcaacactgttattagtatacacatgaatccatgatacacggagacacgaatgtaaacatttgcctgttgggtcggaaggagttcaccgttaccgatcactgccccaagaaaggtcatctgagctggttgactaaagtagatgatgataatgatgaaaatgtagcacagctgtcatcagtgcttttatagttaggcctatagtcggattcataagtaaatgtcactgactgcccttttgggtcgctgtgcaaaaactattgggccgatttcttcaaagtttggtttttcttgaatctaatttcgggacccaacacaatttccaggttagagatttgcaaattataaagaaaaaaattctcaactttggagccctttggccattttggggggaatctggagggcccgattttttttgatggatagttctaaatgaaacttggcagctttaaagatacacacgaaaaaaaattaacctgaacatttcagcaaaatgcatccagaaataagcagtacagaggagaaaatgtcaaaaccaatacactacgtcaatgtacaccaatacatacaaaaaaaattatttcgtaaccacggttactgaaatatgaaaatcctcttgggtcccgaaattagattcaagaaaaaccaaactttgaagaaatcggcccagtagtttttgcgcagcggcccaaaagggcagtgacatttacttatgaatccgactatacacctttccagaaatggggcgctgagtgtccgaaataatgatgtcataaggggaaactaggccttatggtggagggacaaaggagatagtcatggttgaccaacacacttgaacgcctttaatgacggacaagggggaaaaagttagttccaatgcaagccaccaatttcgggaagcgaATAGGGCtgtatagggctgtcttgtaactatgttattgtctcaaaatgaatacaaactgctacctagttactcagtacatcatattctatactgtgcattccttgcttaaattgttcttgtatcatatttttcaacatttctctctcatcgcaagccgaggataaatactcctttcaagatagcgtaatcacacgcaattccacgggtacatcccattcatttgaaatttcgcccaatgacagcaggttttacaaaatgtaaatgcgctgtttattttcaatagtcactgaatagctaagacacatgtaaacccgtcttaattggccagaaaacatctctcagcttctcccacaaataacgattcacttattccaacgtcagtaacatgtgcacgcggaaaacaatacgactaactccactttttcaagacaaactacaccatcccacaactattgcatgattaacccctaacaatgacaagttcttcctcatactctccctttcatatcgacaggtgagcacaatggccctggccatttcatattttACTCCTTCTGTTTAGTATGTCATctctcgacgcaagggcccaacgcgccgcgtagcggcaaaaaagcgtagctggcgaaacatttattaaacgggtcaccgtcacttattattggactaatagcgcatttacggggttgcaactattttgctttatagtgtcaccaggaaagaaaagcatgcgacctaacgccgatctatttgcataaagtgataattggaaggtatatagtaggaaatatcaataaaataatcattccatgtcgtcttttgagggcatttttgattgtaaaaaatatatgtgtacgtcaccggagtctctgcaatgataattttatcacagcagtctcgcgcaagtagaagttcattacctattagttcttcacttattagtctcaatgtctggcgcaaggctagacgttttccattactatttcactacgatgtctgacaagaaggagcagtgcgcgagatatgctaatgagcagacttccctcgcttgagtttcggaagaatgttccatatcgcgttaagctgaccactgctgaccatgacaggcgtgcattggactggtacaggttggaactgaacattgaatatgctggtggtgacgctttctgatgagaagttggtcgtgactgatgcagtatccttggacttgtccacagcatcgttcaatcattgctctctgagctgccttgattctgtacttacccaaatactgagaccaaatgcctgttgactgtgctttaagagagactggcgccatgcctagtctctcttaaagcacagtcaacagacaccaaccccctcagactcagaaaccacaaacgcccaacccttcctgctaccttaatacttctggttgACAAATGCCATTTTCTCGCAATACTCTATCGTGAACGTGAAAGGGGAGATGCGCAGTGTCGCTCGGGAATCCCTTGATCCACCTCCCGACCTGGCAGCGGACGCAGTAATGGTCCAGTTTTGCTTGAAGTTTCCTGTGGAACACAGCGTCAGAATGTTATGACGATCTTCAGGCTGACAATGATGCGTTATAAGGTCTTTTCACAAACTGGGCGATAGGCAAGCAACAAGTGTGTGAACAGGTGAAAAGTCGTTACCAGTGACAACATGGTAGTTTTCTCTTGTCATTTGGCACCTTTCTTCCTGGTTCGTCACTCAGATGCGGTGGCCGCCCGGTTGGCCTTCTCTCGAtggtttaaaaaataataatttgctgTTTTCAGATGCATCGCAAGATTCATCAATCAGCTTATTGTATCACTGGCTTACGCAGGATAACTACAGTTGTATGCACTGTACTGCATTATCGTAAAGACTCAACAACATCTGATTTCAATTCATAATTCTTTATTACATATAGTAATAGTAGATTTATTTTCATCAAGTTAACGGACACTGGCTATGAGCATGAAACGAGCATATTGACTTGTTAATGTTGCATTATCCCACACCGTGATATGAAGCAACAGTAACAACTGCCACCTTTCTAAGGACAGACCCCGCACATTTTTGGACATTCGAAAGGCACATTGGTAGCCGTTGTACACAATTTAACTCCGTAAGAACTTGAGCAGTACCAAGCATCTTTGAAAGCACCGCAATCAACTGGAAAGGAATGAAAAGTTTGTTAAAGTGAAGCGGAAGAAGTAACAAACACCGAACAACAATGATGAAAATACGCTGCATACTTTGTTAGGTAGTATTTCATCTGATTTGAGGACGACAGAAGGTGGTCTGCCTGTAACTCGTGCGGACTGCCGCGACGTGagctgctgaaagaagcagctcccCTCTTGACAAAGGGATTTTTAGATAAAAGTCGAATATAATTACATACCACAACCTGATCCATGACACTGAAATCTATGTTTCCCAGAGATATAGACCATAAAAAGAGTTACCAACGCTTAATCCTTTATCTACGCGCCAAGGACTAAGCCTATCTTTCCACTTCAATGGTTGATAGTTCGAATCAGACCACGCCTAATTATCGGGTAAAACTTCCATTTCTGAAGCATTTCCAATAACTAGTATAAACAAAATACCAGGTACATGCAAGTGTCCGCATCTCTCTTTGTATAAATAGCGCGAGAGGAATTCCTTCAAATTGGGTATATATTGTTGGGTTGTTTTTGGTAAgtggtttttgttgtttttcaccTACTTGCGCAGCGTGAACCCACTTGCCCTTCTTTACAGTTACAAGTGCATGTTTTT
It encodes:
- the LOC135486409 gene encoding cysteine-rich venom protein pseudechetoxin-like, translating into MWGWRSIGVCIIFCLSLADADERVTVKTEKAKPCSFPFIYNGVLNYDCLYYGNPEKAWCSLTPNYEKDKEWGWCDATASPKMETFGGNANGTVCRFPFTYEGKEYKYCLLYSSVPWCATTSSYDRDKIWGNCAVYTAENQFRPFSSDHVGVLSFGDTEAVDSSTRSTIVQIHNKLRNDVSPTATNMLKMSYDLELENLARKWVNQCKREHPSVNTVPGKAALGQNLFFSEVHETWNTAINAWHNEIKHFTYGTYTTSGVTGHYTQVVWADTSLVGCAMKKCGERNYIYACNYGPGGNYNPAYKPYIKGDAGSSCMNRDSTYTNLCDCGGENICLNNGGAVDTKTCTCNCKEGQVGSRCAIDCGAFKDAWYCASSYGVKLCTTATNVPFECPKMCGVCP